A window of Strix aluco isolate bStrAlu1 chromosome 11, bStrAlu1.hap1, whole genome shotgun sequence contains these coding sequences:
- the LOC141928100 gene encoding acrosin-like — MSAAVGDRGMDGLVEADGVRGQVGHVQPQAVLGAGRCCLPRGLHTPSRKGTCGLRPMAAHSSTSRVVGGTDAQPGAWPWIVSIQVPWAAGTGHICGGSLISPQWVLTAAHCFTKARHITMWRVVIGATWLTHLGPEAQVRSIKRLVVHERYSSISEENDIALLELDQPVQCGYYVQLACVPDASLRVSELTTCYVSGWGSTTARAGGSTDVLQEAKVHLINVNLCNSSRWYAGDVHPHNLCAGYPQGNIDTCQGDSGGPLVCKDNNADHFWLVGVTSWGKGCARPKRPGVYTSTQHFYDWILVQMGLHPAATATPTPRPVFTSTPFQRPSPIPTQAGSSTPCPFPRQKLVEFFKLLQELLQVLWGKKTPAAA; from the exons ATGAGTGCTGCGGTCGGTGACCGTGGTATGGATGGGCTGGTGGAGGCCGATGGGGTGCGGGGCCAAGTGGGCCACGTCCAGCCACAG GCGGTGCTGGGGGCggggcgctgctgcctgccacggggcctgcacaccccgtcgCGCAA ggggacctgcgggctgcggcccatggcggctcactccagcacctcgcgCGTCGTGGggggcacagacgcccagccaggggcctggccctggatcgtcagcatccaggttccctgggcagcaggcacggggcacatatgcggagggtccctcatcagcccacagtgggtcctcacagcagcccactgcttcaccaaggccag gcacatcaccatgtggcgcgtggtgattGGGGCCACCTGGTTGACTCATCTGGGCCCGGAGGCTCAAGTGCGCAGTATTAAACGGCTGGTGGTTCACGAACGCTACAGTAGTATCTCGGAGGAGAACGatattgcgctgctggagttggaccagcctgtgcagtgtgGCTACTACGTACAGCtcgcctgcgtgcccgacgcctccctgcgagtgtcagagctgacaacctgctacgtcagtggctgggggtccacgacggcgagag ctggaggatcaacagatgtcctgcaggaggccaaggtccacctcatcaacgtcaacctctgcaacagtagccggtggtacgcaggggacgtccacccccacaacctgtgcgctggctaccCGCAGGGCaacatcgacacctgccag ggtgacagcggtggtcctcttgtctgcaaagataacaatgctgaccacttctggcttgttggggtgaccagctgggggaaaggctgcgcaagaccaaaacggcctggagtctacacctccactcagcacttttatgactggatcctggtacagatggggctgcacccagcagcaacggctactccaacgccacggccagtcttcacatcgaccccctttcagaggccgagcCCAATACCAACGCAAGCCGGCAGCTCTACGCCCTGTCCATTTCCacgccagaagctggtggaattctttaagctgctgcaggagctcctgcaggtcctgtgggggaaaaagactccagcagcagcatga